A genomic window from Maylandia zebra isolate NMK-2024a linkage group LG20, Mzebra_GT3a, whole genome shotgun sequence includes:
- the flna gene encoding filamin-A isoform X3, which yields MSGSHPRLHQSAAPAPNALSADKDAEMPATEKDLAEDAPWKKIQQNTFTRWCNEHLKCVNKRIGNLQTDLSDGLRLIGLLEVLSQKKMFRKYNQRPTFRQMQLENVSVALEFLDKENIKLVSIDSKAIVDGNLKLILGLIWTLILHYSISMPMWDEEEEADDGKQKTPKQRLLGWIQNKLPELPITNFNRDWQTGRALGALVDSCAPGLCPDWDQWDQTKPVDNAREAMQQADDWLGIPQVITPEEIVDPNVDEHSVMTYLSQFPKAKLKPGAPLRPKLNPKKARAYGPGVEPVGNVVMKKATFTVETISAGMGEVLVYVEDPAGHREEAKVTANNDKNRTYSVVYVPKVTGMHKVTVLFAGQHISKSPFEVEVGMAQGDSSKATAQGPGLEPSGNIANKSTYFDVYTAGAGVGEVEVVIMDPAGNKNTVTCTIEDKGNSSYRCTYKPTQEGQHTIYVTFAGGQISKSPFTVDVGEACNPSLCRAKGRGLQPKGLRVKETADFKVYTKGAGTGELKVTIKGPKGLEEPCKRKDLGDGVYGFEYYPTTPGTYSITITWGGQHIPRSPVEVKIGTEASQQKVRAWGPGLEGGVVGKSADFVVEAVGDNVGTLGFSVEGPSQAKIECDDKGDGSCDVRYWPTEPGEYAVHVLCNNEDIQHSPFMAEIVNPPGKDFYPDKVKAYGPGLQSSGLAVGKPTEFTVDAKQGGKAPLKIVAQDGEGNSVDVQVKDNGNGTYSCTYTPRKPVKHTVMVSWGDVNIPESPFRMNIGAGCHPNKVKVSGPGVAKTGLKAFEPTYFTVDCSEAGQGDISIGIKCAPGVVGPAEADIDFDIIRNDNDTFTVKYTPPGAGSYTIMVLFADQAIPMTPFRVKVDPSHDASKVKAEGPGLSRSGVELNKPTHFTVSTKGAGKANLDCSFSGPTKGEAVKDFEIINNHDNTHTVKYTPVQQGPLGVAVTYGGDHIPKSPFSVGVAPTLDLSKVNVTGLGDKMTVGKDQEVTVKSKGAGGQGKVAAKVTGPGGKPVSSKVEPGLSPETSQVKFIPRESGPYQVELTYDGVPIPGSPFTPTAYPATDPSKVRCSGPGLERAKVGETGEFIVDCTNAGPAELTIEIISDSGTEAEVHIQDNGDGTYTITYIPLYPGSYTLTIRYGGQDVPNFPARLNVEPAVDASGVLVFGPGVEGKGVFREATTDFTVDARALTQTGGDHIKTHISNPSGSRTDALITDLRDGTYNVEYTPYEEGPHTVEVCYDGSPVPKSPFRVAVTEGCDPARVRVHGPGLKGGTTNKPNKFTVETRGAGTGGLGLAMEGPSEAKMSCTDNKDGSCSVEYIPYEPGTYNLNITYGGQPITGSPFSVPVSDTVDSTKVKCQGPGLGNNVRANIPQAFTVDASKAGVAPLQVRVQGPKGVVEPVEVVDNGDQTHTVNYVPTREGPYSINVLYADEEIPRSPYKVKVLPTHDASKVRASGPGLNTTGVPASLPVEFTIDAKDAGEGLLAVQITDPEGKPKKANIRDNHDGTYLVSYVPDMTGRYTILIKYGGDEIPYSPYRIRALPTGDASKCTVTVSIGGHGLGAGVGPTIQIGEQTVITVDAKAAGKGKVTCSVCTPEGAELDVDVVENEDGTFDIFYTAPQPGEYVICVRFGGEHIPNSPFQVTATDRPMGMNGLDVASLRPFDLVIPFTIQKGEITGEVRMPSGKVAKPDITDNKDGTVTVKYAPTEAGLHEMDIKYDGIHIPGSPLQFYVDYMNSGNVSAYGPGLIHGTVNKPAVFTVNTKDAGEGGLSLAIEGPSKADISCVDNQDGTCTVSYLPVLPGDYSILVKYNDKHIPGSPFSARITGDDSMRMSHLKVGSAADIPLDIGELDLSQLTASLTTPSGREEPCLLKMLRNGHVGISFVPKEIGEHLVNIKKNGRHIPSSPISVMIKQSEIGDASRVRVSGQGLSEARTFEPAEFIIDTRDAGYGGLSLSIEGPSKVDINTEDQEDGTCKVTYCPTEPGNYIINIKFADQHVPGSAFTVKVTGEGRMKESITRKKRAASVANVGSQCDLSLKIPEISIADMTAQVTSPSGQVHKADIMEGENNTYCIRFVPTETGVHTVCVKYNGVHVPGSPFQFTVGPLGEGGAHKVRAGGPGLERAEAGVPAEFSIWTREAGAGGLSIAVEGPSKAEIAFEDRKDGSSGVSYIVQEPGDYEVSIRFNDEHIPDSPFIVPVASPSDDARRLTVASLQESGLKVNQPASFAVSLNGAKGAIDAKVHSPSGALEECCVTEIDQDKYAVRFIPRENGLYLIDVKFNGSHIPGSPFKIRVGETGQAGDPGMVSAYGPGLEGGTTGTSCEFVVNTSNAGPGALAVTIDGPSKVKMDCVECPEGYRVTYTPMAPGNYLISIKYGGPYHIVGSPFKAKITGSKLVSSHSMHETSSVTVDPVTRAISCSQQGAPIQSDASKVVAKGPGLTKGFIGQKNNFSVDCSKAGRNMLLVGVDGPKVPCEEILVKHLGNRMYNVSYQLKEKGEYILVVKWGDEHIPGSPYHITV from the exons ACTCTAAAGCCATTGTTGATGGAAACCTGAAGCTGATCCTGGGTCTGATTTGGACCTTGATCCTGCACTACTCCATCTCCATGCCCATGTgggatgaagaggaagaggcAGATGATGGCAAGCAGAAAACCCCCAAGCAGAGGCTGCTGGGATGGATCCAGAACAAGCTGCCTGAGCTCCCCATCACCAACTTCAACAGAGACTGGCAGACCGGCCGGGCCCTGGGAGCCCTGGTTGACAGCTGTGCTCCAG GTCTGTGTCCTGACTGGGACCAGTGGGATCAGACAAAACCAGTGGACAACGCACGTGAAGCCATGCAGCAAGCTGATGACTGGCTCGGCATTCCACAG GTGATAACCCCTGAAGAGATCGTGGACCCCAATGTGGACGAGCACTCAGTCATGACCTACCTGTCACAGTTCCCCAAAGCCAAGCTCAAGCCTGGAGCACCTCTGCGACCCAAACTCAACCCCAAGAAGGCGCGTGCCTATGGCCCAG GCGTCGAGCCCGTTGGTAATGTAGTGATGAAAAAGGCTACGTTCACCGTGGAAACCATCAGCGCAGGAATGGGAGAGGTGCTGGTTTACGTGGAGGACCCTGCAGGCCACAGAGAGGAG GCTAAAGTGACGGCCAACAATGACAAGAACCGTACCTACTCTGTTGTCTATGTCCCCAAAGTGACAGGCATGCACAAG GTGACTGTGCTGTTTGCAGGGCAACACATCTCTAAGAGCCCCTTCGAGGTGGAGGTCGGCATGGCTCAGGGAGACTCCAGCAAGGCCACAGCACAGGGACCGGGCCTCGAGCCCTCAGGAAATATTGCTAACAAGTCCACTTACTTTGATGTGTACACAGCAG GTGCTGGTGTTGGAGAGGTGGAAGTGGTGATCATGGACCCTGCAGGGAATAAGAACACGGTGACGTGCACCATTGAGGACAAGGGTAACAGCAGCTATCGCTGCACCTACAAACCCACCCAGGAGGGCCAGCACACCATTTACGTGACCTTTGCTGGTGGTCAGATCAGCAAGAGTCCTTTCACAGTTGATGTGGGAGAGG CATGTAACCCCAGCCTCTGCAGAGCCAAGGGTCGTGGTCTGCAGCCAAAGGGCCTCCGGGTGAAGGAGACTGCAGACTTCAAGGTTTACACAAAAGGAGCCGGCACTGGGGAGCTGAAAGTCACCATCAAGGGCCCCA AGGGTCTGGAGGAGCCGTGTAAACGGAAAGACCTTGGAGACGGTGTGTATGGATTTGAGTATTACCCCACCACACCTGGAACATATTCCATCACCATCACCTGGGGAGGACAGCACATTCCACGCAG TCCCGTGGAGGTCAAGATTGGCACCGAGGCTAGCCAGCAGAAGGTGAGGGCCTGGGGTCCTGGACTGGAAGGAGGCGTTGTTGGTAAATCTGCTGACTTTGTGGTGGAGGCTGTTGGAGACAATGTCGGTACACTGG GTTTCTCTGTGGAAGGTCCGTCTCAGGCCAAGATCGAGTGTGATGACAAGGGTGATGGATCGTGTGACGTGCGCTACTGGCCCACAGAGCCTGGCGAGTATGCCGTCCATGTGCTCTGCAACAATGAGGACATCCAGCACTCTCCCTTTATGGCTGAGATCGTCAACCCACCAGGGAAAGACTTTTACCCAGACAAG gtTAAGGCGTACGGCCCAGGCCTTCAGAGCAGTGGACTTGCTGTTGGAAAACCCACCGAATTCACGGTCGATGCCAAGCAAGGAGGAAAAGCTCCTCTGAAAATTGTAGCTCAG GATGGTGAAGGCAATTCTGTGGACGTCCAGGTGAAGGATAATGGCAACGGCACGTACAGCTGCACCTACACCCCACGAAAGCCTGTGAAGCACACTGTGATGGTGTCCTGGGGAGACGTTAACATCCCTGAGAGTCCGTTCAGG ATGAATATCGGAGCAGGCTGTCATCCAAACAAGGTGAAGGTTTCTGGGCCTGGAGTGGCAAAGACGGGCCTCAAGGCCTTCGAGCCAACATACTTCACTGTTGACTGCTCAGAGGCTGGTCAAG GTGACATTAGCATAGGCATCAAGTGTGCCCCGGGAGTGGTGGGACCTGCAGAGGCTGACATCGACTTTGACATCATCAGGAACGACAACGATACCTTCACCGTCAAATATACTCCCCCTGGAGCAGGCAGCTACACCATCATGGTGCTGTTTGCTGACCAG GCTATTCCAATGACGCCCTTCAGGGTCAAAGTGGATCCTTCTCATGATGCCAGCAAAGTCAAGGCGGAGGGACCGGGACTCAGCCGCAGTG GCGTAGAGCTGAACAAGCCCACTCATTTCACCGTCAGCACTAAAGGAGCAGGAAAGGCAAACCTGGACTGCAGCTTCAGCGGCCCGACCAAAGGAGAGGCTGTGAAAGACTTTGAAATCATCAACAACCACgacaacacacacactgttaaatACACACCCGTGCAACAG GGTCCACTGGGAGTTGCTGTAACCTATGGTGGAGATCACATTCCCAAGAGCCCTTTCAGCGTCGGCGTGGCGCCCACACTGGACCTCAGCAAGGTCAACGTGACCGGCCTGGGAGACA AGATGACTGTCGGCAAAGATCAGGAAGTGACTGTCAAGTCAAAGGGTGCTGGGGGTCAGGGCAAGGTTGCTGCCAAAGTGACTGGACCAGGAGGGAAACCAGTGTCCAGCAAA GTGGAGCCTGGGCTGAGCCCAGAGACTAGTCAGGTGAAATTCATTCCCCGGGAATCAGGACCATACCAGGTTGAACTGACTTATGATGGAGTGCCCATCCCTGGCTCCCCCTTCACCCCCACAGCTTACCCTGCAACAGACCCCTCCAAG GTACGTTGCTCAGGCCCAGGTTTGGAGCGTGCCAAGGTTGGCGAGACAGGGGAGTTCATTGTGGACTGTACCAATGCCGGCCCTGCTGAGCTGACTATTGAGATCATATCGGACAGCGGCACTGAGGCAGAGGTTCACATCCAAGACAACGGAGATGGAACCTACACGATTACCTACATCCCTCTGTACCCCGGCTCGTACACGCTCACCATCCGCTATGGTGGCCAGGATGTGCCCAACTTCCCTGCTCGGCTCAACGTGGAGCCTGCCGTTGATGCCAGCGGTGTTCTGGTGTTCGGACCAGGAGTGGAAGGCAAAG GAGTCTTCCGTGAGGCCACTACAGACTTCACTGTGGATGCTCGCGCTCTCACACAGACTGGAGGTGACCACATCAAAACCCACATCAGCAACCCCTCAGGGAGCCGCACAGATGCCCTGATCACGGACCTTCGGGATGGAACCTACAATGTGGAGTACACTCCCTATGAGGAGG gcccACACACTGTGGAAGTTTGCTATGATGGCTCTCCGGTACCAAAGAGCCCGTTCCGTGTTGCTGTGACTGAAGGATGCGACCCGGCTCGTGTTCGTGTGCACGGCCCTGGTCTGAAAGGTGGCACCACCAACAAGCCCAACAAGTTCACTGTGGAAACCAG AGGAGCAGGTACTGGTGGCCTGGGTCTAGCTATGGAAGGTCCGTCGGAGGCCAAAATGTCCTGCACTGACAACAAGGATGGCAGCTGCAGTGTGGAGTACATCCCATACGAGCCTGGCACGTACAACCTCAACATCACCTACGGAGGACAGCCCATCACAG GAAGTCCGTTCTCTGTGCCCGTCAGCGACACAGTGGACAGTACCAAGGTGAAGTGCCAGGGTCCCGGCCTCGGCAACAATGTCAGAGCCAACATTCCTCAGGCGTTCACAGTGGATGCCTCCAAAGCTGGAGTTGCCCCACTGCAGGTCCGAGTACAAGGGCCCAAAG gtgTGGTGGAGCCTGTGGAGGTTGTGGATAACGGTGACCAGACTCACACAGTCAACTATGTTCCTACTCGAGAGGGACCCTATTCCATCAATGTGTTGTATGCTGATGAGGAGATCCCACGCAG CCCGTACAAGGTGAAGGTGCTGCCCACCCATGATGCCAGCAAGGTGCGTGCAAGCGGACCCGGCCTCAACACCACTGGAGTGCCCGCCTCTCTGCCGGTGGAGTTCACCATCGATGCCAAAGATGCAGGCGAGGGACTGCTGGCAGTGCAGATCACT GACCCAGAGGGGAAGCCCAAGAAGGCAAATATCCGTGACAACCATGATGGGACCTACCTGGTGTCTTATGTGCCAGACATGACTGGCAGATACACCATTCTCATTAAGTACGGAGGAGACGAGATCCCTTATTCACCCTACCGAATCAGGGCTCTGCCCACCGGAGATGCCAGCAAGTGCACCGTCACAG TCTCAATCGGCGGTCACGGTTTAG gTGCCGGTGTTGGCCCAACTATCCAGATTGGCGAACAGACGGTTATCACGGTGGACGCCAAGGCTGCCGGAAAAGGCAAGGTGACGTGCAGCGTCTGCACGCCAGAGGGGGCGGAGCTTGACGTGGACGTGGTTGAAAATGAGGACGGCACATTCGACATCTTCTACACGGCGCCACAGCCTGGAGAGTATGTGATCTGCGTCCGCTTTGGAGGGGAGCACATCCCTAACAGTCCGTTCCAAGTCACG GCAACAGACCGACCAATGGGAATGAACGGGCTGGATGTGGCAAGTCTGAGACCGTTTGACCTGGTGATTCCATTCACCATCCAGAAAGGAGAGATCACAG GTGAGGTCCGAATGCCATCGGGCAAAGTGGCTAAGCCTGACATCACAGACAACAAAGATGGCACGGTTACTGTCAAGTACGCTCCCACAGAGGCCGGCCTGCACGAGATGGATATCAAATACGACGGCATCCACATCCCTG GAAGTCCCTTGCAGTTCTACGTGGATTACATGAACAGTGGTAATGTCAGTGCCTATGGGCCTGGCCTTATCCACGGGACTGTCAACAAGCCAGCCGTCTTTACTGTTAACACCAAAGATGCTGGAGAAG GGGGTTTGTCTCTGGCCATCGAGGGTCCGTCCAAGGCTGACATCAGCTGTGTGGACAACCAGGACGGAACCTGCACCGTGTCTTACCTGCCAGTGCTGCCGGGAGACTACAGCATCCTTGTTAAATACAATGACAAGCACATCCCAGGCAGCCCCTTCTCTGCTAGGATTACTG GTGACGATTCGATGAGGATGTCCCATCTGAAGGTGGGCTCGGCTGCAGATATTCCACTGGACATTGGAGAGCTCGACCTCAGCCAGCTGACAGCCTCTCTTACAACACCCTCAGGGCGAGAGGAGCCCTGCCTGCTGAAGATGCTGCGTAACGGTCACGTTG GAATATCCTTTGTTCCCAAGGAGATTGGCGAGCACCTTGTTAACATCAAGAAGAACGGTCGTCATATTCCCAGCAGCCCAATTTCTGTAATGATCAAGCAGTCAGAGATTGGTGACGCGAGCCGTGTGCGTGTGAGTGGACAGGGGCTGAGCGAGGCCAGGACCTTTGAGCCTGCAGAGTTCATCATCGACACTCGTGATGCAG GCTACGGTGGCCTGAGCCTCTCCATTGAAGGCCCCAGCAAAGTGGACATTAACACTGAGGACCAGGAGGATGGCACCTGCAAGGTCACCTACTGCCCCACTGAACCAGGAAATTACATCATCaacatcaagtttgctgaccaACATGTGCCAG GAAGTGCTTTCACGGTGAAGGTAACTGGGGAGGGCAGAATGAAGGAGAGCATCACCAGGAAGAAGAGGGCAGCATCAGTTGCAAATGTTGGCAGCCAGTGTGACCTGAGCCTGAAGATCCCAG AGATCAGCATAGCGGACATGACCGCTCAGGTGACCAGCCCCTCTGGTCAGGTTCACAAGGCTGACATCATGGAGGGAGAGAATAACACCTACTGCATTCGTTTTGTGCCCACTGAGACCGGTGTGCATACAGTGTGTGTGAAATACAACGGCGTGCATGTGCCTGGGAGCCCGTTCCAGTTCACTGTCGGCCCCCTGGGTGAGGGTGGCGCTCACAAAGTGCGTGCTGGAGGGCCAGGCCTGGAGAGAGCGGAGGCTGGAGTACCAG CGGAGTTCAGCATCTGGACGCGGGAGGCTGGGGCCGGAGGGCTCAGTATTGCTGTGGAGGGGCCAAGCAAGGCCGAAATCGCCTTTGAGGACCGCAAGGACGGCTCCAGTGGGGTTTCCTACATCGTGCAGGAGCCTG GTGACTACGAGGTGTCGATCCGCTTCAACGACGAGCACATCCCCGACAGCCCCTTCATCGTCCCCGTGGCTTCGCCGTCAGACGATGCCCGCCGACTCACTGTTGCCAGTCTTCAG GAATCGGGTCTGAAGGTGAACCAACCAGCGTCATTTGCTGTCAGCCTTAACGGAGCAAAGGGTGCGATTGATGCCAAGGTCCACAGCCCGTCAGGAGCGCTGGAGGAGTGCTGCGTCACTGAGATTGACCAAG ATAAATATGCAGTCAGGTTCATCCCCAGAGAGAATGGTCTCTATCTGATTGATGTGAAGTTCAATGGAAGTCACATCCCTGGTAGTCCGTTCAAGATTCGAGTCGGAGAGACCGGCCAGGCCGGAGACCCTGGGATGGTGTCTGCATACGGACCAGGACTGGAGGGAGGCACCACAG GAACATCATGTGAATTTGTGGTGAACACGAGCAACGCAGGGCCCGGGGCTTTAGCGGTCACCATCGACGGGCCTTCCAAGGTGAAGATGGACTGTGTGGAGTGTCCCGAGGGTTACAGGGTCACGTACACCCCGATGGCACCCGGCAACTATCTCATCTCCATCAAGTATGGCGGTCCTTACCACATTGTGGGAAGCCCCTTCAAGGCCAAGATCACTG GTTCCAAGCTTGTGTCTAGCCACAGTATGCATGAAACCTCCTCTGTTACTGTAGACCCTGTGACCCGtgccatcagctgttctcagCAGGGCGCTCCTATCCAATCCGATGCCAGCAAGGTTGTGGCTAAGGGCCCAGGCCTGACAAAGGGCTTCATTGGTCAGAAGAACAACTTCAGCGTTGACTGCAGCAAAGCAG GTCGTAACATGCTCTTGGTTGGCGTGGACGGTCCTAAGGTCCCATGTGAGGAGATCCTTGTGAAACATCTGGGCAACCGCATGTACAACGTGAGCTACCAGCTCAAGGAAAAGGGAGAGTACATCCTGGTGGTGAAGTGGGGCGACGAGCACATCCCCGGCAGCCCCTACCAcatcacagtttaa